The sequence below is a genomic window from Hydrogenimonas thermophila.
AAAAAGTGAAAGTTTAGACTCAATCATTTCTGCAGTAAGAGAAAATACAGACACACCTCTGTACATAGGCTTTGGAGTTAATGAAAAAACTGCAAAAGAGAAGGCAAAAGGGGTTGATGGAGTAATTGTTGGAAGTGCCTTTGTTAAAATTTTGCTTCAAGAAGACTTGACAAATAGCCAAAAGATTGATAATATATCTACACTTGCACGTTCGATCAAAGAGTTGATCAACGAGTAATAGTTGTTTGCGTAAATTTTATATGGGGTTGACTTGGCTTCGACAGGAGCAGGTGATTCCTGGTTGCATGTCGGTTTGGGCATATCGTTAATCTGCCCACAAGCAATAAACGCAAACAATACAAATTACCGCCCAGCTTACGCATACGCAGCGTAAGTTTAACCGAACATACTTGGGCTGCTCTCACCGCTGACGCCATATAGGCGGATTTTGAGAGTATCATAACCTTTATGGCTATACTTACAGGTTGCCTCACCTGTAAGCGAATCTTTGAGGCTCGCACGGTATAGCTTTGGACATTGCGCGAAACCGTGTTAAATTTAGCAATGTCGTCTAAGCATGTAGACGCCAGGAGTTGCTTGTTTCTGGACAGGGGTTCGATTCCCCTCAACTCCACCAAACTACTTTTTACTTCTATTATAGTCTCACAAATTCTCTATAATCTTTCAAAAAAAATAGGCACTTTTAATATATACTTAATGCATATATGTTTATACTCTCTGTGAAGAATATTAAGATTTATAAAAAATCAAAGAGTTTACCAATATATTAAGTAAAAATTCAGAAAAGTAGAAAACCTAATACTAAAAAGATCAGCTAAAAAAATTGGTAAAAGTGTCTTTTTTAGTCAAAAAGGAATTTTAATGCATAAAAAGATAAAGATTACTTTTTTTCTATTTATGTTAGCAACTATTGCAAATCTTTTTGGAGATGACTCTAGTATAGACTTACTTTTGCAGGAGTATAAAAAAGAGTCTGAACTTTCTAAAAAAACAAAAAAAGAAACAAGCGGAATACTCTATCTTTATACCAGAGAGATGCTTGAGAGAATGCAGGTTAAAAACCTCAAAGATATTTTAAAAACTATACCAGGAATCAATCTTTATCGTGCTATAAATAATATTTCACTTATATCTACATCTTCAAATGGAAAATTTCCTACAAGTGGAGTTCGTATTTTTATTAATGATCATGATATGACATCTGCATCTTTTGGCAGTGCATTTTTAATATGGGGTGATCTTAATTTAGAGTATATTGATCATATAGAGGTTTACAAAGCAACTTCATCAATAGAGTTTGGTAATGAAACAGCACCTATTGTAATCAAACTGTACACTAAACTGGCAAATAGAGAGGAGGGTGGAAAAGCTCGTTTTATGTTAGATCATAAAGGCTCTTCAATATTAAATCTATATAATGCCAAAACAGTTAACGATGACTTTTCCTACTTTGTTTATGGAGATTTTCAAGATATTAAAAACAAGAAATATAATACAACCTATAATAGTAAAATATATACATATAGCAGTGATAAACAAGACTATAACTTTTATGCCAATTTTTTGTACAAAGAGTGGCTTTTTGAAACTGGAATGATTAACAAAACTGTTGATAGTTTCATAGGAATTGGAATTTATAAAACACCAGATGGAAGCAGGCTTTATGCGAAACAGAAGTATGCTCATTTAACTAAAAAATTTGAGAATGGTTTTAAAGTACAATTCTCAGCTGATGATATTGATTATGAGCAAATATTTGTAGATCCAAATGGCATTTATGTTTATGGAATGCAGCAACCTGTAACTAACTATACTATTACATTTGATGATAAAATCTATTCTATTACAGCTGAACAGACTTTATCTTTTAAAAATAACAGACTTTTTTATGGAGGTTTTTATAAATATAAAGAGTTTTATGAAAAAAGTGATGTATTAACTGATTACAATATTTCAAACAGTTACCAAAACAGTTATAAAAATAGTCTAGATTACAGTTCACTATATTTTGAAGATAGTTACTATTTGACTTCAAATATAAGTCTCGTTGGATCATTTAAAAAGGATTTTTACAGTTATGAAAAAGATATAGAAAAATATAGTAAATCAACATATAAACTTGCTGCAAGATATAAAGATGAAAAATGGCATTTTCAATTACTTTATACTCATTCTTACCTTCCAGTTACGTTATATCAAATATATAATCCAGATAGAATACCTTATGAAGCAAATAAAAATTTAGTTGCACCAACAACTGATATTTTACTCTTTTTTACTCAATATAATATGGAGAATAGTTATATAAATCTTACAATGGGAGAACACCAAGTAAAAGATCCTATTATTTATAATTACTATCCGCCAAACCAAGGATTTATAAATCTTTTTGGAGTTAAATCAAAATATAATC
It includes:
- a CDS encoding TonB-dependent receptor plug domain-containing protein, producing MHKKIKITFFLFMLATIANLFGDDSSIDLLLQEYKKESELSKKTKKETSGILYLYTREMLERMQVKNLKDILKTIPGINLYRAINNISLISTSSNGKFPTSGVRIFINDHDMTSASFGSAFLIWGDLNLEYIDHIEVYKATSSIEFGNETAPIVIKLYTKLANREEGGKARFMLDHKGSSILNLYNAKTVNDDFSYFVYGDFQDIKNKKYNTTYNSKIYTYSSDKQDYNFYANFLYKEWLFETGMINKTVDSFIGIGIYKTPDGSRLYAKQKYAHLTKKFENGFKVQFSADDIDYEQIFVDPNGIYVYGMQQPVTNYTITFDDKIYSITAEQTLSFKNNRLFYGGFYKYKEFYEKSDVLTDYNISNSYQNSYKNSLDYSSLYFEDSYYLTSNISLVGSFKKDFYSYEKDIEKYSKSTYKLAARYKDEKWHFQLLYTHSYLPVTLYQIYNPDRIPYEANKNLVAPTTDILLFFTQYNMENSYINLTMGEHQVKDPIIYNYYPPNQGFINLFGVKSKYNLLELTYHYDFDNNNRFDIVFYDTYNHKPINLSPKWGITAMLFNRYNKFDIYNELVFKSSYDSFGLKIKRSYDWTASVKYHISKDFSIGIRGENILNKGLEQAYNGVPYSIPVVEQKFWLNLEYLF